The Flavobacterium praedii genome window below encodes:
- a CDS encoding ribonuclease E/G — translation MNKELIIRSSSDFVDFALLKDGKLIELHKEEEKSNFQVGDIFIAKIRKPVAGLNAAFVNVGFEKDAFLHYHDLGPNLASQLKFIKLVSAGKIKDFSLKTFQFEKEIDKNGTITDVISANQSVLVQVVKEPISTKGPRISAELSLAGRFIVLVPFSDRVSISQKIEDKKEKERLKRLVQSVKPKGFGVIVRTVAEGKSTVELEKDLQNLLSRWNAMCKKLPTAHHPSKVLGELNRASSILRDVFNDTFSGIQIDDEELYNQTKDYLQEIAPSKQSIVKFYQSKDTPIFEKYNIERQIKTSFGKTVSMSKGAYLIIEHTEALHVIDVNSGNRSNKATNQEDTAMEVNMIAAAEIARQLRLRDMGGIIVVDFIDMSNPENRKVLFDFLREEMSDDKAKHKILPPSKFGLVQITRQRVRPEVNIKTREEDPNNEHGEIEAPILIIDKIASDLERVLKIHKNVVLNVHPFVAAYLSKGFPSIRSKWFFEHKKWVKIIPRDAYTYLEYHFYDKKGNVIKE, via the coding sequence ATGAATAAAGAATTAATCATTCGATCTAGTTCTGATTTCGTAGATTTTGCCTTATTAAAAGATGGAAAACTAATTGAATTACACAAGGAAGAAGAGAAAAGCAATTTTCAAGTAGGCGATATTTTTATTGCCAAAATAAGAAAACCCGTTGCTGGACTTAACGCTGCTTTTGTAAATGTAGGCTTCGAAAAAGATGCTTTTTTACATTATCACGATTTAGGTCCAAACCTAGCTTCCCAACTGAAATTCATAAAACTTGTAAGCGCAGGTAAAATAAAAGATTTCTCCCTAAAAACCTTTCAGTTTGAAAAAGAAATAGACAAAAATGGCACGATTACAGATGTAATTAGTGCTAATCAGTCTGTTTTGGTACAAGTTGTCAAAGAACCAATATCAACCAAAGGGCCAAGAATAAGCGCAGAGCTTTCTCTAGCCGGAAGATTTATTGTTTTGGTTCCGTTTTCTGACCGCGTTTCTATTTCACAAAAAATAGAAGACAAAAAAGAAAAGGAACGTTTGAAACGTCTTGTACAATCTGTCAAACCAAAAGGATTTGGTGTTATTGTTCGCACAGTAGCCGAAGGCAAAAGTACAGTAGAATTAGAAAAAGATTTGCAGAACCTGCTTAGCAGATGGAATGCAATGTGTAAAAAATTACCAACTGCTCATCATCCTTCCAAAGTATTAGGAGAGCTCAACAGAGCTTCTTCGATATTAAGAGATGTATTTAATGATACCTTCAGTGGTATTCAGATCGATGATGAAGAGTTGTACAACCAAACAAAGGATTACCTGCAAGAAATTGCACCATCCAAACAATCAATTGTTAAGTTCTATCAGTCCAAAGACACCCCGATTTTTGAGAAATACAATATAGAGAGACAAATCAAAACTTCATTTGGAAAAACCGTTTCCATGAGTAAAGGGGCTTACCTTATCATAGAACACACCGAAGCTCTGCACGTTATAGACGTAAACAGCGGAAACCGTTCTAACAAAGCTACCAACCAAGAGGACACAGCAATGGAAGTAAATATGATTGCAGCCGCCGAAATAGCAAGACAATTACGTCTTCGTGATATGGGCGGAATCATAGTTGTCGATTTTATCGATATGTCTAATCCAGAAAATCGTAAAGTCTTGTTCGACTTCTTGAGAGAAGAAATGAGCGACGATAAAGCAAAACATAAAATCTTACCACCGAGTAAATTTGGGTTGGTCCAAATTACCAGACAACGCGTAAGACCAGAAGTAAACATTAAAACTAGAGAAGAAGATCCAAACAATGAACATGGCGAAATTGAAGCGCCAATTTTAATCATTGACAAAATTGCTTCTGATTTGGAAAGAGTTTTAAAAATCCACAAAAACGTGGTACTCAACGTACACCCGTTTGTGGCTGCATACCTCAGTAAAGGTTTTCCATCAATACGTTCAAAATGGTTTTTTGAACATAAAAAATGGGTAAAAATCATACCACGTGACGCTTACACGTATTTAGAATATCATTTCTACGACAAAAAAGGAAATGTTATCAAAGAATAA